A window of the Acidobacteriota bacterium genome harbors these coding sequences:
- the surE gene encoding 5'/3'-nucleotidase SurE: MSGSFLILLTHDDGIGAPGLTHLERALAPLARVVTVAPAGERSAASHALTLMSPLRIHAAGDDRYAVDGTTADCILVAMNKMLQQPPHLVVSGINAGNNLGDDTVYSGTVAGAREGSMYGIPSVAFSLRYAAVMDFAFWAGQAATLCRRLLDSPLPPGIFLNVNFPDAPPRGVRTTRLSRKFARSSIYENDDPRGMKYYWIGEDESSWDQADDTDFWAVTNGFVSITPLHRDQTSYDMIEAVRETYEQD; encoded by the coding sequence ATGAGCGGGTCATTCCTGATACTCCTCACCCACGACGACGGCATCGGCGCGCCGGGGCTTACCCACCTGGAGCGCGCCCTGGCCCCGCTGGCCCGGGTCGTCACCGTGGCTCCCGCCGGCGAGCGGAGCGCCGCGTCCCACGCGCTCACCCTCATGTCACCGCTGCGCATCCACGCGGCCGGCGACGACCGGTACGCCGTGGACGGAACCACCGCCGACTGCATCCTCGTCGCCATGAACAAGATGCTCCAACAACCGCCGCACCTGGTGGTCTCGGGGATCAACGCCGGCAACAACCTCGGCGACGATACCGTGTACTCCGGCACGGTGGCCGGCGCCCGTGAGGGCTCCATGTACGGCATCCCGTCCGTTGCGTTTTCGCTGCGCTACGCCGCGGTGATGGACTTCGCCTTCTGGGCCGGGCAGGCGGCGACGCTCTGCCGGCGGCTCCTGGACAGTCCGCTGCCGCCGGGTATCTTTCTCAACGTGAATTTCCCCGATGCCCCGCCGCGCGGCGTCCGCACCACCCGGCTGAGCCGGAAGTTCGCCCGCTCGTCCATCTACGAAAACGATGATCCGCGCGGCATGAAGTACTACTGGATCGGCGAGGACGAGAGTTCCTGGGACCAGGCGGATGATACCGATTTCTGGGCCGTGACCAACGGCTTCGTCTCCATCACGCCCCTGCACCGCGACCAGACCTCGTACGACATGATCGAGGCGGTCCGGGAGACCTATGAGCAGGACTGA
- a CDS encoding protein-L-isoaspartate(D-aspartate) O-methyltransferase codes for MSRTDRALAEARHALVQFLVRENAIATPAVADAFRETPRHCFVPADLVDEAYVNRALPVDCGQTISQPWMVAVMTELLAPAPDHTILEIGTGTGYQAAILARLCRRVVTVERIPELSEQAACRFRQLGLTNVVCRIGDGTLGWPADGPYDRILVTAGAPRIPAALSAQLRDGGIMVIPVGDRSCQTLLAVRQAGDAFVTEAHGACVFVRLIGRDGWTAD; via the coding sequence ATGAGCAGGACTGACCGGGCGCTGGCGGAGGCCCGTCACGCGCTGGTCCAGTTTCTCGTGCGGGAAAACGCCATCGCCACCCCGGCGGTGGCGGATGCCTTCCGGGAGACACCCCGACACTGCTTCGTGCCGGCCGACCTCGTCGATGAAGCCTACGTCAACCGGGCCCTCCCCGTCGACTGCGGACAGACGATCAGCCAACCGTGGATGGTGGCTGTCATGACGGAGCTGCTGGCCCCCGCGCCGGATCACACCATCCTGGAGATCGGCACGGGCACCGGCTATCAGGCCGCGATTCTGGCCCGGCTCTGCCGCCGCGTGGTGACGGTGGAGCGGATCCCCGAGCTCAGCGAGCAGGCGGCCTGCCGCTTTCGCCAACTCGGTTTGACCAACGTCGTCTGCCGCATTGGCGACGGGACCCTCGGCTGGCCGGCGGACGGGCCCTACGACCGCATCCTGGTGACGGCGGGCGCGCCGAGAATCCCGGCGGCCCTGAGCGCGCAGCTCCGTGACGGCGGCATCATGGTCATCCCGGTGGGCGACCGGTCCTGCCAGACGTTGCTCGCGGTCCGCCAGGCGGGTGACGCCTTCGTCACCGAGGCACATGGCGCCTGCGTTTTCGTCCGTCTCATCGGACGGGACGGGTGGACAGCCGATTGA
- a CDS encoding acylphosphatase → MPTRFEVSGLVQGVGYRYYVYRQAARLGVCGYVRNQPDGSVEVVAEGTPDALRELEDLLRRGPAHAQVIRVVRCPIEAVSVGADFRIEV, encoded by the coding sequence ATGCCCACTCGTTTCGAGGTCAGCGGACTGGTCCAGGGCGTCGGCTACCGGTACTACGTGTACCGGCAGGCAGCCCGTCTGGGTGTGTGCGGCTACGTGCGCAACCAGCCCGACGGATCCGTCGAGGTGGTGGCCGAGGGGACGCCGGACGCCCTGCGGGAGCTGGAAGACCTGCTGCGGCGCGGTCCCGCCCACGCGCAGGTGATCCGGGTGGTCCGCTGTCCCATCGAGGCCGTGTCGGTGGGCGCAGATTTCCGCATCGAGGTGTGA
- a CDS encoding adenine phosphoribosyltransferase translates to MEALKQIVREIPDFPKPGILFYDITTLLRDAKGFAEVIDIFARHYRDQKLDAVVGVEARGFIFAAAVANRLGLGFIPVRKPGKLPYRTVSQSYQLEYGTDTLEMHADAVRRGDRILLIDDLMATGGTARAVAEMVGGQGGEVAGMGFVIELEFLSGRKSLPEYEIFSILKYQK, encoded by the coding sequence ATGGAAGCACTCAAGCAGATCGTGCGCGAGATCCCCGATTTTCCCAAGCCGGGCATCCTGTTCTACGACATCACCACGCTGCTGCGCGACGCAAAGGGCTTCGCCGAGGTCATCGACATCTTCGCCCGTCACTACCGCGACCAGAAACTGGACGCCGTGGTGGGCGTCGAGGCGCGCGGATTCATCTTCGCCGCCGCCGTGGCCAACCGCCTGGGGCTGGGGTTCATCCCCGTGCGGAAGCCCGGCAAGCTGCCGTACCGCACGGTGAGCCAGTCGTACCAGCTCGAGTACGGCACCGACACCCTCGAAATGCACGCCGACGCCGTCCGCCGGGGTGATCGGATCCTGCTCATCGACGACCTGATGGCCACCGGCGGCACCGCCCGGGCGGTCGCCGAGATGGTCGGGGGGCAGGGGGGAGAGGTGGCCGGCATGGGTTTCGTCATCGAGCTCGAATTCCTGAGCGGCCGCAAGTCCCTGCCCGAATATGAAATTTTTTCAATCCTGAAGTATCAGAAGTAG
- a CDS encoding tetratricopeptide repeat protein, with translation MGKRLTRKEIKKKDPITEALQKFWALCLENRRYLVIGLAVILGAIIVVMLGTLWYNRSQSSRATALQEAREIYNARVDPTLKAPQEGVYPSETAKYEAALKAFQGVEQNYGSAQEGLLAAYYKGVCQRELGRAADAEKTFRAVLQDSDDPFQIQVVKLALAETLRVQRKYDAALPLLNELSQATNPAVTRESVAYTKALCLEEKGSIQEAYDVLKAAKAELDAKGKSGDFFSPYESVISSRIEFLKARLGDARSANS, from the coding sequence GTGGGCAAGCGACTGACACGCAAGGAAATCAAGAAAAAAGACCCCATCACCGAAGCTTTGCAGAAGTTTTGGGCTCTGTGTCTGGAGAACCGGCGATACCTCGTGATCGGCCTCGCGGTGATTCTGGGCGCGATCATCGTTGTCATGTTGGGCACGCTCTGGTACAACCGGAGCCAGTCCTCGCGGGCCACGGCCTTGCAGGAGGCGCGGGAGATCTACAACGCCCGGGTGGACCCCACCCTCAAGGCGCCGCAGGAGGGCGTCTATCCCAGCGAGACCGCCAAGTACGAGGCGGCGCTGAAGGCCTTCCAGGGCGTCGAACAGAACTACGGCAGCGCCCAGGAGGGCCTGCTGGCGGCCTATTACAAGGGCGTCTGCCAGCGCGAGCTCGGCCGGGCCGCCGATGCGGAGAAAACGTTCCGCGCCGTGCTCCAGGACTCCGACGATCCGTTCCAGATTCAGGTGGTCAAGCTGGCTCTGGCCGAGACGCTCCGGGTGCAGCGCAAGTATGATGCGGCGCTCCCCCTCCTGAACGAGCTCAGTCAGGCCACGAACCCGGCCGTCACCAGGGAGAGCGTCGCGTACACCAAGGCGCTCTGCCTGGAGGAGAAGGGCAGCATCCAGGAGGCCTATGACGTCCTGAAGGCCGCAAAGGCCGAACTGGACGCGAAGGGCAAGAGCGGGGACTTTTTCAGTCCGTACGAATCCGTCATCAGCAGCCGAATCGAATTTCTGAAGGCCCGCCTGGGTGACGCGCGTTCGGCCAACTCCTGA
- a CDS encoding DUF177 domain-containing protein, which translates to MFLDISKLEVETVRHEYTFSPADVGFDYKGYELADAFCLNVEVTKNSRQEVLIKGTIAGPVRVFCDRCLEPFVLAINPSFQIAMIPARTAGTETEDEIEADRLDENVYTDPRISLTDLMTEQIILNLPAKMLCQHDCQGICARCGANLNQGACACTAAESDPRWLLLREMQKRMKK; encoded by the coding sequence ATGTTTTTGGATATTTCAAAACTTGAAGTCGAAACCGTCCGCCACGAATATACGTTCTCACCGGCGGATGTGGGATTCGACTACAAGGGGTACGAACTGGCGGACGCGTTCTGCCTCAACGTGGAGGTCACGAAGAACAGCCGCCAGGAAGTCCTGATCAAGGGAACGATTGCGGGTCCGGTGCGGGTGTTCTGCGACCGCTGCCTGGAGCCGTTCGTGCTGGCGATCAACCCGTCGTTCCAGATCGCCATGATTCCGGCCCGGACGGCCGGCACCGAGACCGAGGACGAGATCGAGGCGGATCGGCTGGATGAGAACGTCTATACCGATCCGCGGATCTCCCTCACGGATCTGATGACCGAGCAGATCATCCTGAACCTGCCGGCCAAGATGCTGTGCCAGCACGACTGCCAGGGGATCTGCGCCCGCTGCGGCGCCAATCTCAACCAGGGCGCGTGCGCGTGCACCGCCGCAGAATCGGATCCTCGCTGGCTGCTGCTGCGGGAAATGCAAAAACGAATGAAAAAGTAA
- the rpmF gene encoding 50S ribosomal protein L32: MAHPKHRHSHSRTHKRRAHDALETKSISLCPNCREAKLPHRACPHCGYYRGRQVIAVKKEE; encoded by the coding sequence ATGGCCCACCCCAAACACCGACATTCCCATTCCCGGACGCACAAGCGGCGGGCTCATGATGCGCTGGAAACCAAGAGCATCTCCCTCTGCCCGAACTGCCGGGAGGCGAAACTGCCCCACCGGGCGTGCCCGCACTGCGGTTACTACCGGGGCCGCCAGGTGATCGCAGTCAAGAAGGAAGAATAA
- the plsX gene encoding phosphate acyltransferase PlsX: MGAEPTFRVAVDAMGSDNHPGPEVLGVVQALKQYPGTQAILVGNRKVIEQHLQEVPAAGLPLEIVHTDEYIGMCEHPVMAIRKKKNNSMRLAMNLIKEGRADGFVTAGNTGAGMTLAKLVFGTCRGVDRPALATVVPSIKGTTIIVDVGANVDCKPLHLEQFAIMGHVYAKIIFGIEKPRVALLSIGEEEIKGNDLIKEVHQALKHSQLNFVGNIEGRDVYVGDVDVVVCDGFVGNVALKISEGVIAAIMHLLKQELARGLPTQVGALLTKPAFRKLKKKIDYSEYGGAPLLGVRSPVIIGHGRSNANAIKNAIRVVREFHLQQMSSKIEQEIELFMQQNRQCEV, translated from the coding sequence ATGGGCGCCGAACCTACGTTCCGGGTGGCCGTGGATGCGATGGGGAGCGACAACCATCCCGGTCCGGAGGTACTCGGAGTCGTGCAGGCTCTGAAGCAGTACCCCGGTACCCAGGCCATCCTGGTGGGCAACCGCAAGGTCATCGAGCAGCACCTCCAGGAGGTGCCTGCGGCCGGCCTGCCGCTGGAGATCGTGCATACCGATGAGTACATCGGCATGTGCGAGCATCCGGTCATGGCCATCCGGAAGAAAAAGAACAACTCGATGCGCCTGGCCATGAATCTGATCAAGGAAGGCCGGGCGGACGGCTTTGTCACTGCGGGCAACACCGGAGCCGGCATGACCCTGGCCAAGCTCGTGTTCGGCACTTGTCGCGGCGTGGACCGGCCGGCGCTGGCCACCGTGGTCCCCTCCATCAAGGGCACGACGATCATTGTGGACGTCGGCGCCAACGTCGACTGCAAGCCCCTGCACCTCGAGCAGTTCGCCATCATGGGGCATGTCTACGCCAAGATTATCTTCGGGATTGAGAAGCCCCGGGTGGCCCTCTTGTCCATCGGCGAGGAGGAGATCAAGGGCAACGACCTGATCAAGGAAGTCCACCAGGCGCTGAAACACTCACAGCTCAACTTTGTGGGGAATATCGAGGGGCGCGACGTCTATGTCGGCGACGTGGACGTCGTGGTGTGCGACGGCTTCGTGGGTAACGTGGCCCTCAAGATCAGCGAGGGGGTCATTGCCGCCATCATGCATCTGCTGAAACAGGAACTGGCCCGCGGGCTCCCCACCCAGGTGGGCGCCCTGCTGACCAAGCCCGCCTTCCGCAAGCTGAAGAAGAAGATCGACTATTCCGAGTATGGCGGCGCGCCGCTGTTGGGCGTACGCTCGCCCGTCATCATCGGCCACGGCCGTTCCAACGCCAATGCGATCAAGAACGCCATCCGGGTGGTCCGTGAGTTCCATCTTCAGCAGATGTCCAGCAAGATCGAACAGGAAATCGAACTGTTCATGCAGCAAAACCGCCAATGTGAGGTCTGA